In Pirellulales bacterium, the following proteins share a genomic window:
- a CDS encoding TadE/TadG family type IV pilus assembly protein, giving the protein MNRVVLQASCPWLLLLAIATAAAWAIARASGARPRFGRLARLHGDQAGAVQSLSFVLVLPMFVMVMLFIVQLSQVLIGTIVVHYAAFAAARSAVVWVPARLEPYDPQYDFDFDTYGPYLRENQVGPLLTVVGPGQGGTIYRINSPTPKLQKIQTAAVLACLPICPSRNVGIGGQNQPAGGVIERLYQTLAPRAAVNPQVNVRLRNKLAYAAAATSVEVTFLHRGDEPPLGPYLVRSLLGPDLERFYVWEVGWQDPITVTVTHQFALLPGPGRFLSRPLVSPSGEPDTLARKIRQRDGVFVYPISATVTLGNEGEKSVLPYVQAL; this is encoded by the coding sequence ACAGCGGCGGCCTGGGCGATCGCGCGCGCGAGCGGTGCGCGGCCGCGGTTCGGCAGGCTGGCGCGGTTGCACGGCGACCAAGCGGGCGCGGTGCAGAGCCTGAGCTTCGTGCTCGTGCTGCCGATGTTCGTGATGGTCATGCTGTTCATCGTGCAATTGAGTCAGGTGTTGATCGGCACGATCGTGGTGCATTACGCGGCCTTCGCAGCGGCGCGCAGCGCGGTGGTTTGGGTTCCGGCCCGGCTCGAGCCTTACGATCCGCAGTATGACTTCGATTTCGACACCTACGGCCCTTACTTGCGGGAGAACCAGGTGGGGCCGCTACTCACGGTCGTCGGGCCGGGCCAAGGCGGCACGATCTATCGCATCAACTCGCCCACTCCGAAGCTGCAAAAGATCCAGACGGCGGCGGTGCTGGCCTGCTTGCCGATCTGCCCGTCGCGTAACGTGGGTATCGGCGGCCAAAACCAGCCAGCCGGTGGTGTGATCGAACGGCTGTACCAAACGTTGGCGCCGCGAGCGGCCGTCAACCCGCAAGTCAACGTTCGGCTGCGCAACAAGCTGGCGTATGCCGCGGCGGCCACGTCGGTGGAAGTGACGTTCCTGCACCGCGGCGATGAACCGCCGTTAGGTCCGTATCTGGTGCGCAGCCTGCTCGGTCCGGACCTGGAGCGGTTCTACGTCTGGGAAGTCGGTTGGCAGGATCCGATCACCGTGACGGTGACGCACCAGTTTGCGCTGCTGCCGGGTCCCGGCCGGTTCTTGTCTCGGCCGCTGGTATCGCCGTCGGGCGAACCCGACACCTTGGCGCGCAAAATTCGCCAGCGCGACGGCGTGTTTGTCTATCCCATCTCCGCGACCGTTACGTTGGGCAACGAGGGCGAGAAATCGGTGCTGCCGTATGTGCAAGCGTTGTAA